The Papaver somniferum cultivar HN1 unplaced genomic scaffold, ASM357369v1 unplaced-scaffold_107, whole genome shotgun sequence genome includes a region encoding these proteins:
- the LOC113328252 gene encoding uncharacterized protein LOC113328252 isoform X4, whose protein sequence is MSFNFLRGQQQITRAPQPGMPLHGPRLQMGVTDMQAWEQQIMYNQLQDIQRQRQLDQESRELNRMNQLSAASNQLTGDLLPRLGNELYIDNASSNFWPTEHMRGDSKVPISSEMPTISNTNWSQDGGSSAAQRYPAGLISSFEQGQVNASADDFHWKQQQADWPENTQENNGLDASSGGSSTVTGGYEPFDGFSSMQSGTWSALMQSAVAETSSNDTGIQDEWSGLSSHTTQMPTGALDATTGGSSKQRKDWGDQNMHHVSSVTSRPLQLFDDSTMNRSGDSASCEYAGQPPAGSIKWLNHSSEQMPHTLAEDSYPVQPRMHPEKSAGAAWPGPIYEESKNATHFGNIGLNAQNMDGFWIQGHTFSSDNTESQSRNIQNGLSTREIPPANGFVSLTVHENNSTMQHNQTNDLNIGMHLVRDRDGGMLNGCDNHDAKRESSYMGKSTAGPNSDLAKVNQPANLQVQNNNHIKFGNHVDSLVKNRGDDIMTNCQNQGNKKEISKESYNSNRSHQIIPDGPREILLSSPSDSRSLGKGNKKSMSQVGRKVSGVRKFQYHPMGDLAANVEPVDKRVQNLSQHVRGMGQGYSGYGSSAQIVTQGQTWLNPTSSVQPSSRGHWDSKSGISGEANETLQQKIPAGTYTGTSPYQRHQVHRQQVGSSASENINTDHTPGTTIKIPPFNLSQVHHSQLTGSELRVPAAPLPVLESTPVSRPSASLGVSLGSFPMTSKNSSSLQCLGSSALSINTPNRNMGRTSWVQKQDYQGTRKTGDPKHYTDGEEQTGKKSSLQEVHLGRDTSSASRGQESSEKHLLDANSIASDSLPVPPHHQALDRRCGKDPILVPLTDYVSLQNQSSSNSGFEACRQSLKQAHVPQQNLSLALQVQNIEHTETDPDVSSAKRFKRSDAGHVTQQIATLKPDQQPFDGSKNNEVIVTAMQKSFLSENGRVHNYTSEVREDSNSAQHIPEDLPSQDVSAFSGRKKLQDCSGHDKFTSTKPENTQISPQMAPSWFEQYGAYKNGKMLLVNDLRKLEESNGRFLPANSSESLNTRIMIEPPNIFRTSQSIATTSVASERVSPSHSLRTCYTPIAIEPANVSHTSQSIATTSAASEHVSPPRSLPSQVTDQSLSVMKPKKRKSEGLDLLPWHKEVMRGSQRLLNIRMAEKDWAHATHRLLEKVEDEVEMVEDGQQILLLRRRLILTTKLMQQLLRPPPPAILSADATSSYESVVYIIAKVALEDACSMVPSTGSDLSSAVDNRNQTPGELKLSERLGDKYLSKSKVIEDFTGRAKKLESDLLRLEKTCSVLDIRVESQELEKISVINRFAKFHTRAQPGGAENSMSPVPQRYVISLLMPRNLPHGVQCLSL, encoded by the exons ATGAGTTTTAATTTCCTCCGTGGTCAACAACAGATCACGAGGGCCCCACAACCAGGGATGCCGCTACATGGGCCAAGGCTGCAAATGGGGGTTACTGACATGCAGGCATGGGAACAGCAAATTATGTATAACCAGTTGCAAGACATTCAGAGGCAGCGGCAACTAGACCAAGAATCAAGAGAACTGAACCGGATGAACCAGCTATCCGCTGCCTCAAATCAGTTAACTGGTGATCTGTTACCAAGACTTGGTAATGAGTTATATATTGACAATGCATCTAGTAATTTCTGGCCAACCGAGCACATGAGAGGTGATTCTAAAGTACCGATTTCTTCAGAAATGCCTACGATTAGTAACACAAACTGGTCCCAAGATGGTGGTTCCTCTGCAGCGCAAAGATACCCTGCTGGGCTTATTTCATCGTTTGAGCAGGGTCAG GTGAATGCATCAGCTGATGATTTTCATTGGAAGCAGCAGCAAGCAGATTGGCCTGAAAATACACAGGAGAACAATGGTTTGGATGCTTCTTCTGGTGGTAGTAGCACCGTTACAGGAGGCTATGAACCCTTCGATGGGTTTTCTTCTATGCAGAGTGGAACCTGGAGTGCACTGATGCAGTCCGCTGTGGCAGAAACTTCTAGTAATGACACCGGGATACAGGATGAGTGGAGTGGTTTAAGTTCTCATACGACACAAATGCCAACTGGGGCTCTGGATGCAACTACGGGTGGCAGTTCAAAACAGCGAAAAGATTGGGGTGATCAAAATATGCACCATGTCTCTTCTGTGACTTCAAGACCCCTTCAGTTGTTTGATGATTCAACTATGAATCGAAGCGGTGACAGTGCCTCTTGTGAATATGCTGGCCAGCCTCCTGCAGGATCTATCAAATGGTTAAATCATAGCTCTGAACAAATGCCACACACACTTGCTGAAGATAGTTATCCAGTGCAGCCACGCATGCATCCAGAAAAATCTGCTGGAGCAGCTTGGCCTGGTCCAATTTATGAGGAGTCAAAAAATGCTACTCATTTTGGGAACATAGGGTTAAATGCTCAAAACATGGATGGCTTTTGGATCCAAGGGCATACATTTTCATCTGATAACACTGAAAGCCAAAGTCGGAATATACAGAATGGTTTGAGTACGAGAGAGATACCGCCGGCTAATGGATTTGTGTCACTGACAGTGCATGAGAACAATAGCACCATGCAACACAATCAAACGAATGATCTTAACATAGGAATGCATCTGGTGAGGGATCGTGATGGTGGGATGTTGAATGGTTGTGATAATCATGATGCCAAGAGAGAATCTTCTTACATGGGGAAGTCTACAGCTGGCCCAAATTCAGACCTGGCCAAGGTCAATCAGCCAGCAAACCTGCAGGTCCAAAATAATAATCATATTAAGTTCGGAAACCATGTTGATTCCTTGGTTAAAAACAGAGGAGATGATATTATGACAAATTGTCAAAATCAGGGGAACAAGAAAGAAATCTCTAAAGAAAGCTACAACTCTAACCGATCACATCAAATTATTCCAGATGGTCCAAGAGAGATTTTGTTGTCAAGTCCTAGTGATTCTCGTTCTTTGGGGAAGGGTAACAAAAAATCCATGAGTCAAGTTGGTCGGAAGGTTTCTGGGGTTCGCAAGTTTCAGTATCATCCAATGGGAGATTTGGCTGCAAACGTGGAACCTGTTGACAAAAGGGTTCAGAACCTGTCACAGCATGTCAGAGGTATGGGGCAAGGTTATTCTGGTTACGGCAGTTCTGCTCAAATAGTTACTCAGGGGCAGACATGGTTAAATCCCACTTCTTCTGTGCAGCCTTCTAGTAGAGGCCATTGGGACAGTAAATCTGGTATATCTGGTGAAGCGAATGAAACCTTGCAGCAAAAGATACCTGCTGGAACATATACAGGCACTTCACCATATCAAAGACATCAGGTGCATCGTCAACAGGTTGGATCTAGTGCTAGTGAAAACATAAACACAGATCATACTCCTGGGACGACTATTAAAATTCCGCCTTTTAATCTTTCTCAGGTGCATCACTCTCAGCTGACGGGCAGCGAGTTGAGGGTTCCCGCGGCACCTCTCCCAGTGCTGGAGTCTACACCTGTCTCTAGACCTTCTGCCTCGTTGGGAGTTTCACTGGGTTCATTTCCAATGACTTCAAAAAATTCATCCAGTCTCCAGTGTCTGGGAAGTTCAGCACTTTCCATTAATACGCCAAATAGGAATATGGGAAGAACCTCATGGGTCCAGAAACAAGATTATCAGGGTACCAGGAAAACGGGAGATCCAAAGCACTATACCGATGGGGAAGAGCAAACTGGGAAGAAAAGCTCCTTGCAAGAGGTTCACCTTGGTCGAGACACGTCAAGTGCGTCCCGAGGGCAAGAATCTTCTGAAAAGCATCTGCTTGATGCAAACTCCATTGCTTCAGATTCTTTGCCGGTCCCCCCTCATCATCAGGCACTTGATAGAAGATGTGGGAAAGATCCAATCTTAGTCCCACTAACAGATTATGTTTCCCTTCAGAACCAAAGCAGTTCAAACAGCGGGTTTGAAGCCTGTCGCCAATCGCTAAAACAGGCACATGTACCACAGCAAAATTTGTCCCTGGCGCTGCAAGTGCAAAATATTGAGCATACAGAGACAGATCCTGATGTGAGCTCTGCAAAGAGATTCAAAAGATCAGATGCTGGTCATGTTACTCAGCAGATAGCCACCCTTAAGCCTGATCAGCAACCTTTTGATGGGAGTAAAAACAATGAGGTAATTGTAACTGCCATGCAGAAGTCATTTTTATCTGAAAATGGCAGAGTTCATAATTATACATCAGAGGTAAGAGAGGATTCAAATTCAGCTCAACACATTCCTGAAGACTTACCATCTCAAGATGTATCTGCATTCAGTGGTCGTAAAAAATTGCAAGACTGCTCTGGTCATGATAAATTTACGTCCACTAAACCTGAAAATACCCAGATTAGTCCCCAGATGGCACCTTCTTGGTTTGAGCAGTATGGTGCCTACAAAAATGGGAAAATGCTACTAGTCAATGATTTAAGGAAGCTAGAAGAAAGTAATGGGCGTTTTCTCCCAGCAAAttcttctgagagtttgaacacTCGTATTATGATAGAGCCTCCAAATATTTTTCGTACCAGTCAGAGCATAGCCACCACCTCGGTAGCCAGTGAACGTGTTTCTCCTTCTCACTCTCTTCGCACATGCTACACTCCTATTGCGATAGAGCCTGCAAATGTTTCTCATACCAGTCAAAGCATAGCCACCACCTCGGCAGCCAGTGAGCATGTTTCTCCTCCTCGCTCTCTTCCCTCACAGGTGACTGATCAGAGTTTGTCTGTAATGAAGCCAAAGAAGCGCAAAAGTGAAGGTTTGGATCTTTTGCCATGGCATAAAGAAGTAATGCGTGGTTCTCAAAGGCTTCTAAACATCAG GATGGCAGAAAAAGACTGGGCACATGCTACACATCGGTTGTTAGAGAAG gtggaagatgaagttgaaatgGTCGAGGATGGACAGCAAATACTTTTACTGCGAAGAAGGCTTATTTTGACGACAAAGTTAATGCAGCAACTCCTTCGACCCCCACCTCCTGCAATTCTTTCTGCAGATGCCACTTCCTCCTATGAGTCGGTGGTGTATATTATTGCTAAAGTAGCATTAGAGGACGCGTGCAGCATGGTTCCTAGCACAGGAAGTGATTTGAGCTCAGCAGTGGACAACAGAAATCA GACACCTGGAGAGCTTAAACTTTCTGAGAGACTGGGTGATAAATATTTATCGAAGTCAAAAGTTATTGAAGACTTCACTGGTAGAGCGAAGAAGCTGGAATCGGATTTGTTGAG ATTGGAGAAGACTTGTTCAGTATTGGACATAAGAGTGGAGAGCCAGGAACTCGAAAAGATTTCTGTCATCAACCGTTTTGCCAAGTTCCACACCAGGGCCCAACCAGGTGGTGCTGAGAACTCAATGTCCCCCGTCCCCCAAAGATATGTTATTTCACTTTTAATGCCCCGGAACTTACCCCATGGGGTGCAATGTCTTTCACTTTAA